The following is a genomic window from bacterium.
TCGGCCCGAAGCGGCAGGCTTCCAAAGAAACTGAGCATGAGCGCCAAAATCAGGATCTTTCGCATGGTCAATCCTTTCAGAAAATAAATTGTCTCTTTCTGACGAGGTCTTGTATCTTCGTCTCCCAGAGCCTGCAAGTCCGAAAGAAATTCCGAAACCAAGAAAGGAAGACCCTATGCTTCGCAAGATTCTGCCCTTAACCCTACTGTCCGCCCTCCTCTTCGGGTCGGCCTGCTCGGTGAAACCTGAAAAAGTCCTGGAAGAGGTGGTCGGCGCCATGTGCAAACGGGTGGTGGTCTGCCAACCCGGCCTCATGCCCAACGAGGAGGAATGTCGCAAGACCATGAAGGCCGCTCTGGATTCTTCCAAGGAAAACCTGAAGGTAGAGGCCTCCCGAAAGAAGCTGGACGCCTGTCTCGACAGCATCGCCAAGGTCGATTGCCCCAACTTGCTGGGCACCGAGCCCCCGGCCGGCTGCGAATTCTTAAAATAAATGAGATTGGCTGAAACTTTCGGAAGAGCGGGGCGTAGCTAGACCTATCATCTCCCCCCTTTTCCAATAGGCTCAAGGCCTCGCAAGAACCCAACGGACTTGCGAGGCCTTTTTTATTATAAATTCAATAAATTCGAATGATTTGGCCGTGCCGGTCGGCCTTGGCCCGAGCGGGTAAAAACACCTCGACGCTCCGGGACGACGTGGCTATATTGCGCCGGTTTATGAGCCGACCCATCGCCCTTGTCACCGGAGCCACCGGATTCGTTGGAAATGCCGTCGCCCGCGCCCTCATTCGGAATGGAAGGCAGGTCCGGGTGCTGGCCCGCCGCCACTCCAATCCCAAGCTGCTGAGCGGGCTCGGCGTCGAGCTGTTTTACGGCGACCTTCGCAAGCCCGAAAGCCTGGCGCCGGCGGTCCATGGCTGCCACGAGGTCTACCACGTCGCGGCCCAATACACCTTCTTCAACCCCGACCCGCGGGAGATCTACGCCTCCAACGTCGAAGGCACTCACAACATCCTCAAGGCCGCCCTTCAGGCCAATGTCGGTCGAGTGGTCTATACCTCGACCGTCGGCGCGGTCGGTATCCCGGAGAACGGCCAGCCCGGCGACGAGGACACGCCGATCTCGCTTTTCGACTGCAAAGGCCACTACAAGCGCTCCAAATTCTTAGCCGAGCAGGAGGCCATCAGCTTTTATCGCAAGGGCCTCCCGCTGGTCATCGTCAATCCCAGCGCTCCGGTCGGGATCTGCGACGTCAAGCCGACGCCGACCGGCAAG
Proteins encoded in this region:
- the hpnA gene encoding hopanoid-associated sugar epimerase, giving the protein MSRPIALVTGATGFVGNAVARALIRNGRQVRVLARRHSNPKLLSGLGVELFYGDLRKPESLAPAVHGCHEVYHVAAQYTFFNPDPREIYASNVEGTHNILKAALQANVGRVVYTSTVGAVGIPENGQPGDEDTPISLFDCKGHYKRSKFLAEQEAISFYRKGLPLVIVNPSAPVGICDVKPTPTGKMILDFLNRKMPAYIDTGLNLIDVEDCAQGHLLAAEKGRPGERYILGHQNLTLREILQELSRLTGLRAPKVQIPYRLALGFAHFSE